From a region of the Rathayibacter sp. VKM Ac-2804 genome:
- a CDS encoding NAD(P)-dependent alcohol dehydrogenase, whose product MTSTPAYAATAEGGLAPAVIERRALRPDDVSVRVDYCGVCHSDLHALRAHSADSAGPLVPGHEFVGTVLAVGSTVTAFSVGDPVAVGNIVDSCGTCDMCAAEQENFCREFPTLSYGGTDRQDGSTTHGAFSREYVVRDRFAHPLPAGLDPAAVAPLLCAGVTVWEPLRAHSVGPGSRVGVVGLGGLGHLAVKLARALGAEVTVFTTSASKTADALALGATRVVVSRDEEAMAAQRGLLDLVLDTVSAPHDLAPYLDVLALDGALSVLGMLAPVTVDVTDLLIGRKSLTSGGSGGTRSTRELLAFCGEHGITADVEVLPSAQVQTALDRLAANDVRYRFVLDLADLDGADPGPAD is encoded by the coding sequence ATGACCAGCACCCCCGCCTACGCGGCCACCGCCGAGGGCGGCCTCGCCCCGGCCGTCATCGAGCGACGCGCCCTCCGCCCCGACGACGTCTCGGTCCGCGTCGACTACTGCGGCGTCTGCCACAGCGATCTGCACGCCCTCAGGGCCCACTCCGCCGACTCCGCCGGACCGCTCGTCCCGGGTCACGAGTTCGTCGGCACGGTGCTCGCCGTCGGCTCCACCGTCACGGCCTTCTCGGTCGGCGACCCCGTCGCGGTCGGGAACATCGTCGACTCCTGCGGCACCTGCGACATGTGCGCGGCCGAGCAGGAGAACTTCTGCCGCGAGTTCCCGACCCTGAGCTACGGCGGCACGGACCGGCAGGACGGCAGCACCACGCACGGCGCGTTCTCGCGCGAGTACGTCGTCCGCGACCGCTTCGCCCACCCGCTGCCGGCCGGCCTCGACCCGGCGGCCGTCGCTCCCCTGCTCTGCGCGGGCGTCACCGTCTGGGAGCCACTGCGCGCGCACTCCGTCGGCCCCGGCTCGCGGGTCGGCGTCGTCGGACTGGGCGGACTCGGTCACCTCGCGGTGAAGCTCGCCCGGGCGCTCGGCGCCGAGGTGACGGTCTTCACGACCTCCGCGTCGAAGACCGCCGACGCCCTCGCACTCGGTGCCACCCGGGTCGTCGTCTCCCGCGACGAGGAGGCGATGGCCGCGCAGCGCGGGCTCCTCGACCTCGTCCTCGACACGGTCTCGGCCCCGCACGACCTCGCGCCGTACCTGGACGTCCTCGCCCTCGACGGCGCGCTGAGCGTCCTCGGGATGCTCGCGCCGGTCACCGTCGACGTGACCGACCTGCTGATCGGCCGCAAGAGCCTGACCTCCGGCGGCAGCGGCGGCACCCGCAGCACCCGCGAGCTCCTCGCCTTCTGCGGCGAGCACGGCATCACCGCGGACGTCGAGGTGCTGCCCTCCGCGCAGGTGCAGACGGCGCTCGACCGCCTCGCCGCGAACGACGTCCGCTACCGCTTCGTCCTCGACCTCGCGGACCTCGACGGCGCCGATCCCGGCCCAGCAGACTGA
- a CDS encoding tryptophan-rich sensory protein, which produces MTATTSPTRADRIRQSTVAVSAVLAIVGSFLGSGAAGGTQIQDAAGGALSASSTPVAPDGPAFAIWSVIYAGLLGYAIWQFLPSQTTRTRHRRLGYWAAASLLLNAAWILVVQAGLLALSVVVIALLLAVLARIFVLLRSTRTGGGVDAVLTDGTFGLYLGWVCVATVANVTAGLVGAGIGSADGPGAAPWAVVVLLVAALIGVLIAVTGRGRIAPMLSLCWGLVWVAVGRFSGELVSVPAGTAALIAAAVVLVATLLLRLTAARRTGTARVATV; this is translated from the coding sequence ATGACCGCCACGACATCCCCCACCCGCGCGGACCGGATCCGGCAGTCGACCGTCGCCGTCAGCGCCGTGCTCGCGATCGTCGGCTCCTTCCTCGGCTCGGGAGCCGCGGGCGGCACGCAGATCCAGGACGCCGCCGGCGGTGCGCTGTCCGCCTCCTCGACGCCGGTCGCCCCCGACGGTCCCGCCTTCGCGATCTGGAGCGTCATCTACGCCGGCCTCCTCGGCTACGCGATCTGGCAGTTCCTGCCGTCGCAGACCACCCGCACCCGCCACCGCCGGCTCGGCTACTGGGCCGCCGCGAGCCTGCTGCTGAACGCGGCGTGGATCCTGGTCGTGCAGGCCGGACTGCTCGCGCTCAGCGTCGTGGTGATCGCGCTGCTCCTCGCCGTGCTCGCGCGGATCTTCGTGCTCCTGCGCAGCACCCGCACCGGCGGCGGCGTCGACGCGGTCCTCACCGACGGCACCTTCGGCCTCTACCTCGGCTGGGTCTGCGTCGCGACCGTCGCCAACGTCACGGCCGGCCTCGTCGGTGCCGGCATCGGCAGCGCCGACGGACCCGGCGCCGCACCCTGGGCGGTCGTCGTCCTGCTCGTCGCCGCACTGATCGGCGTGCTGATCGCCGTCACCGGCCGCGGCCGGATCGCTCCGATGCTGTCGCTCTGCTGGGGGCTCGTCTGGGTCGCGGTCGGGCGCTTCTCGGGCGAGCTCGTCTCCGTCCCCGCCGGGACCGCCGCGCTGATCGCCGCGGCCGTCGTTCTCGTGGCGACGCTCCTGCTCCGCCTCACCGCCGCCCGTCGCACCGGCACCGCGCGCGTCGCCACCGTCTGA
- a CDS encoding TetR family transcriptional regulator, translating into MGATPATGKGEATRARIMTAATAEFARYGIAGARVDRIAAEARSNKAQLYSYFTSKELLFDAVFEASLDRIVDVVPIDPTDLGDWAVRLYDEYLRRPDLIRLATWARLERRPAGHLVADDEARVREEGKLEAIRAAQADGTVGVAADPFDVMALVIAMSMAWSPVSNVYAASAEEAASEHERRRALLREAVGRAFPPA; encoded by the coding sequence ATGGGAGCGACACCGGCCACCGGCAAGGGCGAGGCGACGCGCGCGCGGATCATGACGGCGGCGACCGCCGAGTTCGCCCGCTACGGCATCGCCGGTGCGCGGGTGGACCGCATCGCGGCCGAGGCCCGCAGCAACAAGGCGCAGCTGTACTCCTACTTCACCAGCAAGGAGCTGCTCTTCGACGCGGTCTTCGAGGCGTCGCTCGACCGGATCGTCGACGTCGTGCCGATCGACCCGACCGATCTCGGCGACTGGGCCGTCCGCCTCTACGACGAGTACCTGCGCCGCCCCGACCTCATCCGGCTCGCCACCTGGGCGCGCCTCGAGCGCCGCCCGGCCGGCCACCTCGTCGCCGACGACGAGGCGCGCGTGCGCGAGGAGGGCAAGCTCGAGGCGATCCGGGCCGCTCAGGCCGACGGCACGGTGGGCGTCGCGGCCGACCCGTTCGATGTGATGGCGCTGGTCATCGCGATGTCGATGGCCTGGTCGCCGGTGAGCAACGTCTACGCCGCCTCGGCGGAGGAGGCCGCGTCGGAGCACGAGCGCCGGCGCGCGCTGCTCCGTGAGGCGGTCGGGCGCGCGTTCCCGCCCGCCTGA